The sequence CTCGACACGCTGTCGAAATCGCATCGCAAGCAAATGCGCCGCGCCGAGCGCCGTCTGGATGATGATCGACTGGCCTGCCACACCGCGCGAAGCGTCGAGGACGCGGCGCAGGCGCTTGAAATTCTCATTGAACTGCACCAGCGCCGCCAGCGCAGTTTGGGGCGGCCGGGGTGCTTCGATTCCGAGCAGTTTGTGGCGTTTCATCGCGATGCGGTCCGTCGGTTGGCGGCCGCCGACCAGGCGCGCATCGACTGGATCGAACGCGATGGTCAGCCGATCGCCGCGGAATATCAACTGCTGGGCAGCGACGTGGTTTACGCCTATCAGGGCGGCATTGCCCCCGAGTGGCTGTCGCTGGAGCCGGGCCGAATGGTGATGGTGGCCGCCATCCGCGCCGCGATCGCGGGTCGCTATCGCGTCTACGATTTTCTCCGCGGCGACGAGCCGTACAAGGCGCATTGGCGCGCCGTGCCCCGCCGCACATTGCGGGCCCGCGTGGTGGCGCCCCATCGCGGCGCACGCATGCGCAACTCGCTATGGCTGGCGCGCGACGCCGCCCGACTGTGGCTCAAACAATCGCTTGTCGCTCCGCCAGTTCGTTAGCCATTTATCCGCGTTGATCTCCAGGAGACGCTCCTTTGAACTTGACCGTATTGGAATGCAATGAGCCCGTGGTCGAGACGCCGCAAGAGTGCGACGCCTTTGTCGGACTGCGCGTGGAGCGAATCAGCGATACCGGCCGCTTGGCGGCGCTGCGACAACCCTGGAACGCCTTAGTCGAAGATGTGCCCTTTCGGCGCTGGGAATGGCTCGAAGCCTGGTGGCGCTTCTTTGCCACCAGCCGCGATCAACTGACGGTGCTCGCCGTCTATGACGTCGCCGATCGCCTGGTGGGGCTCGCTCCCTGGTATTGCCACCGTTCACCGATCTACGGCCGTGAACTGCGCTTTCTTGGTTCGGGCATGGTGTGCAGCGACTATCTCACTATTTTCACGGCCCCCGGAGCGCGCGAGGCGGTCACGTTGTCGATCGCCAATTGGCTCAACACCACCTTTCGCGGCCAGTGGGACGCGTTGGAATTGGAAGCCGTGGTCGCCGACGATCCTACCGCAACCGAGTTGGCCATGCGGTTTGCCCTGGCAGGCCACGTGGTGTATCGCCGTCCGGCGCTCCACTGCTGGCGGCTCGAACTGCCGACCGAGTGGGAGGAGTACATCAAGTCGCTCTCGGGCACGCGGCGCAACATGGTGCGCAAGTTGATTCGCAACCGCTTCGACAGCGGCGAGGCCAAGGTGTGCTGGGTCGAGACGGCGGAAGAATTGAATCGTGGACTCGATATTCTGCGCGATCTGCACCAGCGCCGCCGCAACACCCTGGGCCAGCCGGGATGCTTCGCCACGCCGGGGTTCGACGGCTTTTTGAAGTTGGTCGCCGAGCGCTTTCTGGAGCTGGATCAACTGCGTTTGCAGTGGATCGAATTGAACGGCCAGCCGGTGGCCATCGAATTCGATCTGGCCGGCGGCGACGTGGTGTACCTCTACCAAAGTGGCATTGAGCCCCAGGCCGCGAGCGATCGCCCCGGCTGGCTGGGCGCCATCGCCGCGCTACGGCGCTGCGGAGAGGACGGCTACCGCGCCTTCGACTTTATGCGCGGCGACGAGCCATACAAGGCGCATTGGCGGGCCCAACCGATCGCGCTGGTCGATTTGCGCATCACCGCAGGGCAGCCTGCGGCGCGCGTTCGGCAAATCATCTGGCGCGGCGCACAGCGCGGCAAATTGCTGGCCAAGCGCGTCCGCGCGGCCTGGCGCGAGCGCGGCAAGTCGGATCAACACAAGGCAACGCCCGCGGAGTAGTCGCTTGCCCCCTTGGAAACGAGCCATCCTCGGCGCCTGGTATTACGGCAGCTATGCGTATCGCTGGCGGCAAGAGCGCCGCGCGCGCGCGGCCGGCGCCGCCCCGATCATTGTGCTTACTTACCATCGCGTGGCGGACGACGCGGCCAATAGCTGGACGATCGCGCCCCGAGATTTTGAACAACAGATCGACTGGCTATCTCGCAACTACGAGTTGATTTCGTTGGCCGAGGCGCAGCGCCGCATCCGCGGCCGGCGGAACGACGAGACGGCGGTGGCAATCACCTTCGACGACGGCTATGCGGTCAACAGCGAATGGGCGCTGCCGCTAGTGA is a genomic window of Pirellulales bacterium containing:
- a CDS encoding GNAT family N-acetyltransferase, producing the protein MRIRVVQTTTEMALLAPDWNRLARGVPFRSFEWLDCWWRHYGQCDDESLRPDAALLALVASDDQDAVVGIAPWYCERSLTGGQVIRFLGSGEIYSDYLSVLSAPGREAEVAGAVADWLSQSCYRDWDALELTGVDAEDITTRQLVSGLQHRGLALHVRPDLCCWRIDLPATWDAYLDTLSKSHRKQMRRAERRLDDDRLACHTARSVEDAAQALEILIELHQRRQRSLGRPGCFDSEQFVAFHRDAVRRLAAADQARIDWIERDGQPIAAEYQLLGSDVVYAYQGGIAPEWLSLEPGRMVMVAAIRAAIAGRYRVYDFLRGDEPYKAHWRAVPRRTLRARVVAPHRGARMRNSLWLARDAARLWLKQSLVAPPVR
- a CDS encoding GNAT family N-acetyltransferase: MNLTVLECNEPVVETPQECDAFVGLRVERISDTGRLAALRQPWNALVEDVPFRRWEWLEAWWRFFATSRDQLTVLAVYDVADRLVGLAPWYCHRSPIYGRELRFLGSGMVCSDYLTIFTAPGAREAVTLSIANWLNTTFRGQWDALELEAVVADDPTATELAMRFALAGHVVYRRPALHCWRLELPTEWEEYIKSLSGTRRNMVRKLIRNRFDSGEAKVCWVETAEELNRGLDILRDLHQRRRNTLGQPGCFATPGFDGFLKLVAERFLELDQLRLQWIELNGQPVAIEFDLAGGDVVYLYQSGIEPQAASDRPGWLGAIAALRRCGEDGYRAFDFMRGDEPYKAHWRAQPIALVDLRITAGQPAARVRQIIWRGAQRGKLLAKRVRAAWRERGKSDQHKATPAE